The stretch of DNA CTGCATTTTCTTGTGCATGCAAATGGTTTGATGATATTGCTAAAAGGGTACTATGGAAGGAGTTTTGTAAGGCAAGAGCTCCTAAGATGATGCTTGATCTGCAATACAGTGGGAGTCACATTGTTGATGGGAACTGGAGGGCACTTGGGAAGCTGCTTATTTACTGTTCTGGTTCTACCAAGGGTGGCTTGTTCAATGGTATTCATATTCCTGGTCATTTTGCTCATACCACTCGGTTCTCCAGGACTTCAGGGAAAAGCTTTCTTTTACGACAATGCAGGACAGATGTTCTGTACGTATCTGACCCTTGTGAACATCTGGACCAAGGCGAAGAGGGAGATGTGGGATTTTTCCGGGGaatttttaagtcatttgcTACATCCAAGGTTCGGAAGATGCTGATTAAAAGGGGGGCCCAGTTTCATACAACAGAGGTGTGCCCCTATTGTAAGGCAAAGCTGTGGAACATGTTGCAAGCAAAAATGATACCACAGAGCGCTAGCTGCAGGTTAGATGCTTATGAAGACTGCGTTGAGTATTATGTGTGCCTCAATGGGCACATGCTCGGGATATGCAGCCTGATGCCATTGTCTGATTCAGAAGAGGCTGATGATGCGGAGTGATCCTTGGGACTGAAACCAGGTACATCtgccatgggattttttttcttttttgttagtAATGGGTTGATATGTTGTTGCTTTACTAAGGTGGTGTTTCGCTTGGAAGTGCCTGATTGCTTTACTCAGCTCATCCCAACCTTTCCCAACTAATTAgggttcttttttctttatttNNNNNNNNNNNNNNNNNNNNNNNNNNNNNNNNNNNNNNNNNNNNNNNNNNNNNNNNNNNNNNNNNNNNNNNNNNNNNNNNNNNNNNNNNNNNNNNNNNNNTTGCGACacttaaaaatgcctcaaaaatcactataaatttatttttcatatcccccaTAAGGCATTCTCTTATC from Diospyros lotus cultivar Yz01 chromosome 6, ASM1463336v1, whole genome shotgun sequence encodes:
- the LOC127804136 gene encoding EID1-like F-box protein 2 isoform X2 encodes the protein MVQEVTVIGICEMQGGLCYQLFCHDWLKKMNLPKQYRCIHSTNCSCTKGHLNEDAIFLLFQHLNWNPKLIAAFSCACKWFDDIAKRVLWKEFCKARAPKMMLDLQYSGSHIVDGNWRALGKLLIYCSGSTKGGLFNGIHIPGHFAHTTRFSRTSGKSFLLRQCRTDVLYVSDPCEHLDQGEEGDVGFFRGIFKSFATSKVRKMLIKRGAQFHTTEVCPYCKAKLWNMLQAKMIPQSASCRLDAYEDCVEYYVCLNGHMLGICSLMPLSDSEEADDAE
- the LOC127804136 gene encoding EID1-like F-box protein 2 isoform X5, which codes for MNLPKQYRCIHSTNCSCTKGHLNEDAIFLLFQHLNWNPKLIAAFSCACKWFDDIAKRVLWKEFCKARAPKMMLDLQYSGSHIVDGNWRALGKLLIYCSGSTKGGLFNGIHIPGHFAHTTRFSRTSGKSFLLRQCRTDVLYVSDPCEHLDQGEEGDVGFFRGIFKSFATSKVRKMLIKRGAQFHTTEVCPYCKAKLWNMLQAKMIPQSASCRLDAYEDCVEYYVCLNGHMLGICSLMPLSDSEEADDAE